The following are encoded together in the Labeo rohita strain BAU-BD-2019 chromosome 17, IGBB_LRoh.1.0, whole genome shotgun sequence genome:
- the im:7136021 gene encoding uncharacterized protein im:7136021 — protein sequence MKIHVQLTFVRLLNEKMSAIQLTLPEEIWISVFGFLSDSDKGNVRLSCTYFKQLIDHWSLWKDSVIVLQNVYNHDFWKILRQRKIRSVVVQKTTAKVLQQIATWLPWIGSVTLVQCGDGTALVTLGALKHLKRLVIRQCCCRNLTSSLLSLRQLTHLCLCEVNRASISEISAAISQLVNLTSLHYHDDKNPIHKAALHGLLRSLPNLKHLSLRLGPKHGILPDDYFCPTKACGHLGVTPDAEFGLSSLELLNYEDPCLSPVAFNGLSSLTKLTVHYKQWLESSKLCRLSEWLQGLHALSELNISLGFPLRLYADSIPRTVQRLSLMGVKAELASVRIMGEQVPDLLHLHLDLCCHDISDVITEIPQVFPKLQILKARQHNVPESVFLCLQRLPRLKQLVILDAHKGLSPAVLNVTQKLTIQTNNRIHVVHSKSKDQTTCSCGFY from the exons atGAAAATACATGTGCAGTTAACATTTGttcgtttgttaaatgagaaGATGTCCGCGATTCAACTAACGTTACCGGAAGAGATCTGGATCAGTGTGTTCGGGTTTCTCTCCGATAGCGACAAAGGGAATGTTCGTTTAAGCTGCACGTACTTTAAACAACTGATCGACCACTGGTCCTTATGGAAAGACAGCGTTATTGTCCTCCAAAACGTCTACAACCACGATTTCTGGAAAATACTTCGTCAAAGGAAAATCAGGTCTGTTGTTGTTCAAAAGACAACAGCAAAAGTCCTGCAACAAATTGCGACTTGGCTGCCGTGGATCGGGTCAGTTACTCTGGTTCAGTGCGGTGATGGCACAGCTTTGGTGACACTGGGTGCTTTAAAACACCTCAAGAGGCTTGTCATCCGTCAGTGCTGCTGTCGGAATCTTACCAGCTCCCTTTTATCTTTGAGACAACTGACTCATCTGTGCTTGTGTGAGGTCAACAGAGCCTCGATATCAGAGATAAGTGCTGCTATTTCGCAGCTTGTCAATCTAACTTCACTACACTACCATGATGATAAAAATCCTATCCATAAAGCTGCTCTTCATGGCTTGTTGAGGAGTCTGCCTAACTTAAAACACCTCTCCCTGAGATTGGGTCCAAAGCATGGGATTCTGCCTGATGATTATTTTTGTCCAACTAAAGCTTGTGGACATCTAG GAGTGACTCCGGATGCAGAGTTTGGCCTGAGCAGCCTGGAGCTGCTGAACTATGAAGACCCCTGCCTCTCCCCTGTTGCCTTCAACGGCCTGTCCTCCCTGACCAAACTGACAGTGCATTACAAACAATGGCTCGAATCTTCAAAATTATGCCGCCTCTCAGAATGGTTGCAAGGGCTTCATGCACTTTCAGAGCTCAACATCTCTT TAGGATTCCCACTCAGGCTCTATGCTGACTCAATACCGAGGACTGTGCAGCGGTTGTCTCTCATGGGAGTGAAGGCAGAGTTGGCGTCTGTCAGGATCATGGGAGAGCAGGTGCCGGATCTCCTTCACCTTCATTTGGACTTGTGTTGTCACGACATCTCTGATGTAATCACAGAAATACCTCAGGTTTTCCCAAAGCTGCAGATCCTGAAAGCAAG ACAACATAATGTTCCGGAATCAGTGTTTCTTTGCCTTCAGCGTCTGCCTCGACTGAAGCAGTTAGTGATTTTGGACGCACACAAAGGCCTCAGTCCTGCTGTCCTCAATGTGACTCAAAAACTTACCAtccaaacaaacaatagaaTCCATGTGGTTCATTCCAAATCAAAGGACCAAACCACTTGTTCTTGTGGTTTTTATTAA